One part of the Arthrobacter sp. EM1 genome encodes these proteins:
- a CDS encoding winged helix-turn-helix domain-containing protein, producing MNAETPIADSPVPAGTTRRQRPEKNVEITDPKAIRALAHAARLEVISELYATQVSRTATELAAQTGLTPSAMSYHLRALQKWGIVVPAATAGDARERRWQAAGTDFTINSGGGVASPEFAVLDLELDAYRRRVKAYAGTRDEQRRRGDPVDGASSVVLASNLLYLTTDQRAELNSRLFQLLRDYELEDPDQVPEGAERMATMWSMIPDDRGRPPQRATQSPG from the coding sequence GTGAATGCAGAAACCCCCATTGCTGACTCACCGGTCCCTGCGGGCACAACGCGCCGGCAACGCCCGGAGAAGAACGTCGAGATCACCGACCCGAAGGCGATCCGGGCGCTGGCCCATGCGGCCCGGCTGGAGGTCATTTCCGAACTGTATGCAACCCAGGTCAGCCGGACGGCCACGGAACTCGCCGCCCAGACGGGGCTCACGCCGAGCGCGATGAGCTACCACCTGCGTGCCCTGCAGAAATGGGGGATTGTGGTGCCCGCCGCCACCGCCGGCGATGCGCGTGAGCGCCGCTGGCAAGCCGCGGGGACCGACTTCACCATCAATTCAGGCGGCGGAGTAGCGAGCCCCGAGTTCGCCGTGCTGGACCTTGAACTGGACGCTTACCGACGTCGGGTTAAGGCCTATGCCGGCACCCGGGACGAGCAGCGCCGGCGCGGCGACCCCGTGGACGGAGCCTCTTCGGTGGTGCTGGCCAGCAATCTGCTCTACCTGACGACTGACCAGCGTGCGGAGCTTAACAGCCGGCTTTTTCAGCTGCTGCGCGACTATGAGCTTGAGGACCCGGACCAGGTCCCCGAAGGGGCGGAACGGATGGCGACCATGTGGTCGATGATCCCGGATGACCGGGGCCGGCCTCCGCAACGGGCCACGCAGAGTCCTGGCTGA
- a CDS encoding methyltransferase, with product MTPSTHFTAGTTPDAPRSDLPGLLDSLAADLRRIGYTVDGVAELLGAAAHGALSRDQLVPALISTEKARSGEGTTGALAAVVRFWLLAEPQTGATLDAALPGIRTAGLLELGLVEPSEGGLIRAKVDLRPYGWDGTPGEDSDGRGGAELWVASDLAAHQQPGVLRRDHVLGIGQASTTLVQVTARRHVARALDLGTGCGIQTFHLLHHADHVTATDISARALAFTRFNLLLNAGGLHLDPLDLEARVSLRQGSLLDPVAGEEFELVVSNPPFVITPRSSGEAAADQFTYRDGGLPGDDIVAGLVRDLPSVLTPGGTAQLLGNWEIPAGAEWAERPQGWAGPDADVWFIQREQVSPEQYAETWLQDASSARDRLLYQDSYAAYLNDFAARDVDAIGFGMIWLRRPAGGSPVLRRFEEITYPIEQPVGPYLGAAVERADWLAAHELAATHLLVAEDVTEERHQRPGAEHPGVILLRQGAGLRRTNLLSTELAGFVSACDGDLSVSQIIGALEALLGGGEGWDSRAFDAGLRAEVANLVRDGFLLPA from the coding sequence GTGACTCCTTCAACGCACTTCACGGCCGGCACCACCCCCGACGCCCCGCGCAGCGATCTGCCCGGCCTGCTCGATTCGCTGGCCGCGGACCTGCGCCGCATCGGCTACACCGTTGACGGCGTGGCAGAACTTCTCGGCGCCGCAGCGCACGGCGCCCTAAGCCGTGACCAACTCGTTCCGGCGCTGATCAGCACGGAAAAGGCCCGCTCGGGGGAGGGAACGACGGGGGCACTCGCCGCCGTCGTCCGGTTCTGGCTGCTGGCCGAACCGCAGACCGGTGCCACACTCGATGCCGCGCTGCCCGGCATCCGCACAGCAGGCCTGCTGGAGCTCGGTCTCGTGGAGCCTTCCGAGGGTGGCCTGATACGGGCGAAAGTCGATCTCCGGCCGTACGGCTGGGACGGAACCCCGGGCGAGGACTCCGATGGCCGCGGCGGGGCGGAGCTCTGGGTGGCCAGCGACCTCGCCGCCCACCAGCAACCCGGTGTGCTCCGCCGCGACCATGTGCTCGGAATCGGGCAGGCATCCACTACCCTCGTGCAGGTTACCGCCCGGCGGCATGTGGCCCGGGCCCTGGACCTCGGGACCGGCTGCGGTATCCAGACGTTCCACTTGCTGCACCACGCCGACCACGTGACTGCTACCGACATTTCCGCACGGGCCCTTGCCTTCACCCGCTTCAACCTGCTGCTCAACGCCGGTGGGCTGCACCTTGACCCCCTCGACCTGGAAGCCCGGGTGAGCCTGCGCCAGGGCTCGCTGCTCGATCCGGTGGCGGGCGAGGAGTTTGAGCTGGTGGTCTCCAACCCGCCGTTTGTGATCACGCCGCGAAGCTCGGGGGAGGCCGCCGCAGACCAGTTCACCTATCGCGACGGCGGCCTGCCGGGCGATGACATCGTCGCCGGGCTGGTCCGGGACCTTCCGTCGGTCCTGACGCCCGGCGGGACGGCCCAGTTGCTGGGAAACTGGGAAATCCCGGCCGGGGCCGAGTGGGCCGAACGGCCGCAGGGCTGGGCCGGACCGGATGCGGACGTCTGGTTCATCCAGCGTGAGCAGGTCAGCCCGGAACAGTACGCAGAAACCTGGCTGCAGGACGCCTCCTCGGCGCGTGACCGGCTGCTCTACCAGGATTCCTACGCCGCCTACCTTAACGACTTCGCTGCCCGCGACGTTGATGCCATCGGTTTCGGCATGATCTGGCTGCGGCGCCCCGCCGGAGGTTCCCCGGTACTGAGGCGCTTCGAGGAGATCACCTATCCGATTGAGCAGCCCGTTGGTCCGTACCTCGGTGCGGCCGTGGAACGCGCAGACTGGCTGGCGGCCCACGAGTTGGCCGCCACGCACCTGTTGGTGGCGGAGGACGTTACCGAGGAGCGGCACCAGCGCCCCGGCGCCGAACACCCCGGCGTGATCCTGCTGCGCCAGGGTGCCGGCTTGCGCCGCACCAACCTGCTCAGCACCGAGCTCGCCGGTTTTGTCTCAGCCTGCGACGGGGATCTGTCCGTCAGCCAGATCATCGGCGCCCTTGAGGCGCTGCTTGGCGGCGGCGAGGGGTGGGACAGCCGGGCCTTCGACGCCGGGCTCCGCGCCGAAGTGGCGAATCTGGTCCGGGACGGCTTCCTGCTTCCGGCCTGA
- a CDS encoding TipAS antibiotic-recognition domain-containing protein, producing the protein MEWSVQHIARIAGTTSRTLRHYDDLGLLKPSRTGNNGYRFYDQASLLRLRRILLLRDLGLGLPAIAEVPGHEPDAEKALDRHLDWLRQEQQRLARQISSVRRTIAELKAGGEIMAATMFDGFDHTKFQDEVEQRWGAETYATSDAWWRGMSQAEKDAWKQHSRQLGNDWIAAAESGIPADGSEAQELARRQVEWLVGIPGTPAAPAAPGTPAAPAAPGTPAAPAAPGTPAAPSAGGGGGDVKGYVTGLAEMYVADPRFAANYGGEAGASFVRDALRIHAGKHF; encoded by the coding sequence ATGGAATGGTCCGTGCAGCACATCGCCAGGATCGCCGGGACCACCAGTCGGACGCTGCGTCACTATGACGACCTCGGACTGCTTAAACCCAGCAGGACGGGTAACAACGGCTACCGGTTCTACGACCAGGCTTCCCTGCTCCGGCTGCGGCGGATCCTGTTGCTGCGGGACCTCGGGCTTGGGCTTCCGGCCATCGCCGAGGTCCCCGGCCACGAGCCCGATGCCGAAAAGGCGCTCGACCGGCACCTGGACTGGCTGCGGCAGGAACAGCAGAGGCTGGCCCGCCAGATCAGCTCGGTCCGGCGCACGATTGCAGAGCTGAAAGCAGGAGGAGAGATTATGGCAGCGACGATGTTTGACGGTTTTGACCACACCAAGTTCCAGGATGAGGTGGAGCAGCGCTGGGGCGCGGAGACGTACGCGACGAGTGACGCCTGGTGGCGGGGGATGAGCCAGGCCGAGAAAGACGCCTGGAAGCAGCATTCCCGGCAGTTGGGCAACGACTGGATTGCGGCAGCGGAGTCGGGTATCCCGGCCGACGGCAGCGAGGCGCAGGAGCTGGCCCGCCGACAGGTCGAATGGCTTGTCGGCATTCCCGGAACACCCGCAGCACCCGCAGCACCCGGAACACCCGCAGCACCCGCAGCACCCGGAACACCCGCAGCACCCGCAGCACCCGGAACACCCGCAGCACCGTCCGCCGGCGGCGGCGGCGGCGACGTCAAAGGCTACGTCACCGGTCTGGCCGAGATGTACGTTGCCGATCCCCGCTTCGCCGCGAATTACGGCGGCGAAGCGGGGGCATCCTTTGTCCGTGACGCCCTCCGCATCCACGCCGGCAAACACTTCTAG
- a CDS encoding rhodanese-related sulfurtransferase, with protein sequence MALNRIVLFYGFTPLPDPEAVRLWQRALCEKLGLTGRIILSKDGINATVGGEIGAVKQYVKTTREYPGFHGVDVKWSEGGAADFPRLSVRVRDEIVSFGAPGELRVDASGVVGGGTHLKPAELHELVESRREAGEEVVFFDGRNGFEAQIGKFKNAVVPDVATTHDFIKELDSGKYDGLKDKPVVTYCTGGIRCEVLSSLMVNRGFTEVYQLDGGIVRYGETFKDEGLWEGSLYVFDKRMHLEFSAEAKTIGECVRCAAPTSKFENCSNAACRTLTLYCAECAASPATLRCPDGCAA encoded by the coding sequence GTGGCTCTGAACAGAATTGTGCTTTTTTACGGCTTCACCCCGCTCCCGGACCCGGAGGCTGTCCGGCTCTGGCAGCGTGCCCTCTGCGAGAAACTTGGGCTCACGGGCCGCATCATCCTTTCCAAGGACGGCATCAACGCAACCGTTGGCGGTGAGATCGGCGCGGTCAAACAATACGTTAAAACCACGCGCGAATACCCGGGGTTCCATGGCGTCGACGTGAAATGGTCCGAGGGCGGCGCCGCGGATTTCCCCCGGCTCAGCGTCAGAGTCCGCGACGAGATTGTCTCCTTCGGCGCGCCCGGGGAGCTCAGGGTAGATGCCAGCGGTGTGGTCGGCGGCGGCACGCACCTCAAACCCGCGGAACTGCACGAGCTTGTGGAATCGAGGCGGGAGGCCGGCGAGGAGGTCGTCTTTTTTGATGGCCGCAACGGTTTCGAAGCCCAGATCGGCAAATTCAAGAACGCCGTCGTCCCGGATGTGGCCACTACCCACGACTTCATCAAAGAACTCGATTCGGGCAAGTATGACGGGCTTAAGGACAAGCCCGTGGTCACGTACTGCACCGGCGGCATCCGCTGCGAAGTCCTCTCCAGCCTGATGGTGAACCGTGGTTTCACAGAGGTCTACCAGCTCGACGGCGGGATTGTCCGATACGGCGAAACGTTCAAGGACGAAGGCCTCTGGGAGGGGTCCCTTTACGTGTTCGATAAGCGTATGCACCTTGAATTCAGTGCCGAGGCCAAGACCATCGGCGAATGCGTCCGCTGTGCGGCGCCGACGAGCAAGTTTGAGAACTGCTCCAACGCGGCCTGCCGCACGTTGACGCTGTATTGCGCGGAGTGCGCTGCCAGCCCTGCAACGCTCCGGTGTCCGGACGGCTGCGCGGCCTAA
- a CDS encoding GNAT family N-acetyltransferase produces MSLERMVEDTTHLLETWVAGWAGCRGYETRREGRFPAAFRDDTTTEWEYFAHDPSDPEFAQLAAATLEVPARILTILSNNPAKYTSLAKEHGLNVTSASQSMMIVDMETQDAEDPWLPDDDLRWVPSRADGVHHTVVYAGDEVAASGRLFVVDHTAIFDKIVTNPRYQRRGLGSFIMRALAAQAFEHDVQTGLLLASLDGQQLYSHLGWTPVCQVLMLSASDEGADLSVG; encoded by the coding sequence ATGAGTCTTGAGCGCATGGTTGAGGACACCACCCATCTGCTGGAAACCTGGGTGGCAGGCTGGGCTGGCTGCCGGGGTTACGAGACACGCAGAGAGGGCAGGTTTCCTGCAGCCTTCAGGGATGACACCACCACCGAGTGGGAATATTTCGCCCATGATCCCTCGGATCCGGAGTTTGCGCAGCTGGCCGCCGCCACGCTGGAAGTGCCCGCACGGATCCTGACCATTTTGAGCAATAACCCGGCGAAGTATACCAGTCTCGCGAAAGAACACGGCCTCAACGTCACATCAGCCTCGCAGAGCATGATGATCGTGGACATGGAGACCCAGGACGCCGAGGACCCATGGCTACCGGATGATGACCTTCGCTGGGTACCGTCCCGGGCTGACGGCGTCCACCATACTGTCGTCTATGCCGGTGATGAAGTGGCCGCGAGCGGGCGTCTGTTCGTTGTGGACCACACCGCAATCTTCGACAAGATCGTCACCAACCCTCGGTACCAGCGCCGGGGTCTTGGCAGCTTCATCATGCGGGCCCTGGCCGCCCAGGCTTTCGAACACGACGTGCAAACCGGATTGTTGCTCGCATCGCTGGACGGGCAGCAGTTGTACTCGCACCTCGGCTGGACGCCGGTCTGCCAGGTCCTGATGCTGTCCGCCTCGGACGAAGGCGCCGACTTGTCGGTCGGCTGA
- a CDS encoding DEAD/DEAH box helicase yields MNPHESLIPLLGRGPDPEQLRHVRTIAAREAVHAPWPDWAHTDVVNAYGSLGIHEPYRHQIQAADLAHAGEHVVIATGTASGKSLAYQLPALDAIHRSELRVLADPGKIHDDGAVTLYLSPTKALAADQLAAIRALKIPTVRAETYDGDTDPASRRWIRDHANFILANPDMLHFGILPNHAWWARFFRRLRYVIVDEAHSYRGVFGSHVANLMRRLRRICAYYSPDGPGPVFIAASATASEPGTSFGRLIGAPVRAVSEDSSPHGATTVAFWEPALTEVRGENGAKERRTAVAETADLLANLVSSRVRTIAFIKSRRGAETIASITKRLLDEVDPSLPPRVAAYRSGYLPEERRALEKSLRSGELLGVSSTSALELGIDISGLDAVLVAGWPGTRASLFQQIGRAGRAGQDAIAAFVASDDPLDTYLVNHPEAIFDASVEATVFDPSNPYVLGPHLCAAAAELPLGYAELGLFGATAEKLLDQLVDRGYLRRRPAGWFWTHPQSAAGMVNLRADGGGPVSIVDADTGSLLGTMDSPQTHYQAHTGAIYVHQGESYVVEDLNEDDHCVMVRRANPDYYTTARDVTQIEVLETQRTTEWGDVAVHFGDVKVTTQVVSFQRKALISNEILGEEPLQLGARDLFTKAVWFVMDNRSLTGAGLIEAQFPGALHAAEHAAIGLLPLVASSDRWDIGGVSTAIHADTGVPTIFVYDGHPGGAGFAERGYDKARTWLAATRDAIKACECESGCPSCVQSPKCGNKNNPLDKDAAVTLIDVLLEDATDRMQAGQPDHSPTPLQA; encoded by the coding sequence GTGAACCCGCATGAGTCCCTGATTCCGTTGCTGGGCCGCGGCCCGGACCCGGAACAGCTCCGCCATGTGCGTACCATCGCCGCCCGCGAGGCCGTGCATGCCCCGTGGCCCGATTGGGCCCACACCGACGTGGTAAACGCCTATGGCTCGCTCGGCATTCACGAGCCCTACCGGCACCAGATCCAGGCCGCCGACCTCGCCCATGCCGGCGAACACGTGGTGATCGCGACCGGCACTGCCTCCGGCAAATCGCTGGCCTACCAGTTGCCGGCACTAGATGCCATCCACCGGTCGGAACTGCGGGTCCTCGCCGACCCGGGCAAGATCCACGACGACGGCGCGGTCACACTGTATCTTTCCCCCACCAAGGCTCTGGCTGCCGACCAGTTGGCTGCCATCCGGGCGCTGAAGATTCCCACCGTCCGGGCAGAGACGTACGACGGCGACACCGACCCTGCCTCCCGACGCTGGATCCGCGACCACGCGAACTTCATCCTGGCCAACCCGGACATGCTGCACTTCGGGATCCTCCCCAACCACGCCTGGTGGGCACGGTTCTTCCGCCGGCTGCGCTACGTGATTGTGGACGAGGCCCACAGCTACCGCGGCGTCTTTGGATCCCACGTGGCCAATCTGATGCGCCGGCTGCGCCGTATCTGCGCCTACTACAGCCCCGACGGACCCGGGCCGGTGTTTATCGCCGCCTCCGCAACGGCGTCCGAGCCCGGGACTTCCTTCGGCCGGCTCATCGGCGCTCCGGTCCGTGCCGTGTCCGAGGATTCGTCACCCCATGGTGCCACCACCGTCGCGTTCTGGGAGCCCGCACTGACCGAAGTCCGCGGCGAGAACGGCGCCAAGGAGCGACGCACTGCCGTGGCGGAAACCGCTGACCTGCTGGCCAATCTGGTGTCTTCGCGGGTGCGGACCATTGCGTTCATTAAATCCCGGCGCGGGGCCGAAACGATTGCCAGCATTACCAAGCGTCTGCTGGACGAGGTCGATCCCAGCCTGCCGCCCCGGGTCGCCGCGTACCGCTCGGGGTACCTGCCGGAGGAGCGCCGGGCGCTGGAAAAATCACTGCGGTCCGGCGAGCTGCTGGGCGTCTCCAGCACCTCGGCACTGGAACTCGGCATCGACATCTCCGGGCTCGATGCCGTGCTAGTTGCCGGCTGGCCGGGAACCCGCGCCTCCTTGTTCCAGCAGATCGGCCGGGCCGGCCGGGCCGGCCAGGACGCCATCGCCGCCTTCGTCGCGAGCGATGACCCGCTGGACACTTACCTGGTCAACCATCCCGAAGCGATCTTCGACGCCTCGGTCGAGGCCACCGTCTTTGATCCCTCCAATCCCTATGTTTTGGGCCCGCACCTGTGCGCCGCCGCCGCCGAACTGCCGCTGGGGTACGCCGAGCTGGGCCTGTTCGGTGCCACAGCCGAGAAGTTGCTGGACCAGCTGGTGGACCGGGGTTATCTGCGCCGCCGTCCCGCGGGGTGGTTCTGGACCCATCCGCAAAGCGCGGCCGGCATGGTGAACCTGAGGGCTGACGGCGGCGGCCCGGTAAGCATCGTGGATGCGGACACCGGGTCCCTGCTGGGGACCATGGATTCGCCGCAGACGCACTACCAGGCCCATACCGGCGCCATCTACGTCCACCAGGGCGAGAGCTACGTCGTGGAAGACCTGAACGAGGACGACCACTGCGTGATGGTCCGGCGGGCGAACCCGGACTATTACACCACCGCCCGGGACGTGACCCAGATCGAGGTGCTCGAAACACAGCGCACCACCGAGTGGGGCGATGTGGCAGTGCATTTCGGGGATGTGAAAGTGACAACACAGGTGGTCTCCTTCCAGCGCAAGGCGCTGATTTCCAATGAAATCCTTGGTGAGGAGCCACTGCAGCTCGGTGCCCGGGACCTGTTCACCAAGGCAGTCTGGTTCGTCATGGACAACCGCTCCCTGACCGGCGCGGGGCTGATAGAGGCCCAGTTCCCGGGCGCCCTGCACGCTGCAGAACACGCCGCCATTGGGCTGCTGCCCCTGGTTGCCTCCAGCGACCGCTGGGACATCGGCGGGGTGTCTACGGCCATCCACGCAGACACCGGGGTGCCGACCATCTTTGTATACGACGGCCACCCCGGCGGTGCGGGCTTCGCGGAACGCGGATACGACAAGGCCCGGACCTGGCTCGCCGCCACCCGCGACGCGATCAAGGCCTGCGAATGCGAATCCGGCTGCCCGTCGTGTGTTCAGTCGCCCAAGTGCGGCAACAAGAACAATCCCCTCGACAAGGACGCCGCCGTCACTTTGATCGACGTGCTGCTCGAGGATGCGACGGATCGGATGCAGGCAGGACAGCCGGACCACTCCCCGACGCCGCTGCAGGCCTAG
- a CDS encoding Rv3654c family TadE-like protein, with protein MNRADSRGMPPGGHPPAVRDPAGTGHNERGAGTVLALGLGLLVILAAMSLLLLAQSATMGSRAATAADLAALAAADTARGISPGEPCAVAAEVAHRNGARVLSCVQGGGNTVQVRTELEVRLPLGVATGLARAGPPP; from the coding sequence ATGAACCGCGCGGACAGCCGGGGGATGCCGCCGGGCGGTCACCCGCCGGCCGTGCGGGACCCGGCGGGGACCGGACACAACGAGCGTGGTGCAGGCACAGTGCTGGCACTAGGACTGGGACTGTTGGTCATTCTCGCCGCCATGTCGCTCCTGTTGCTCGCACAGTCCGCAACGATGGGATCCAGGGCGGCTACTGCCGCCGATCTTGCGGCCCTCGCCGCCGCGGATACTGCCCGGGGCATTTCTCCGGGCGAACCCTGTGCCGTCGCCGCGGAAGTCGCACACCGCAATGGGGCCCGGGTCCTTAGCTGCGTGCAAGGCGGCGGGAACACGGTCCAGGTCCGCACCGAACTCGAGGTTCGTCTGCCGCTGGGTGTGGCCACCGGACTCGCCCGGGCGGGGCCACCCCCGTGA
- a CDS encoding TadE family type IV pilus minor pilin translates to MPAPPAGHTRRTAADGVTCRGAVTAEFAVALPAVVLLLALLLAGSAAGVTQLRLEEAARAGARALARGEDAASVDVIVRRLAGASAASAVASDGEWLSVTVSGKVPGAVGALLPWTLTARAWTRGETSAPAAAAQEPRRWILPLESVAV, encoded by the coding sequence ATGCCCGCACCTCCGGCCGGACACACACGCCGGACGGCGGCGGATGGCGTCACGTGCCGCGGTGCGGTGACTGCGGAATTCGCGGTGGCGCTACCCGCCGTAGTGCTCCTGCTGGCCCTCCTGCTGGCCGGTTCAGCGGCGGGTGTGACCCAACTGCGGCTGGAGGAAGCGGCCCGGGCCGGTGCCCGGGCGCTGGCCCGGGGTGAGGACGCCGCCAGCGTCGACGTGATCGTCCGCCGGCTCGCGGGCGCCTCAGCTGCGTCAGCGGTGGCGTCCGACGGCGAATGGCTCAGCGTCACGGTCTCCGGCAAGGTTCCGGGCGCCGTTGGCGCGCTGCTGCCGTGGACCCTCACGGCCCGCGCCTGGACCCGGGGTGAAACGTCCGCGCCGGCAGCTGCAGCCCAGGAGCCACGGCGGTGGATTCTTCCGCTGGAGAGTGTGGCAGTATGA
- a CDS encoding DUF4244 domain-containing protein gives MLLEHTASAGTRKAQQIKRESEGAEIHEIYPGASIAAPRRARRLRKLFGSEAGMATAEYAIATLAAVGFAGILVFIMRSDEVRGFLLNLIRTALALP, from the coding sequence ATGTTACTTGAACACACTGCGTCCGCCGGCACCCGCAAAGCGCAGCAAATCAAGCGTGAATCGGAGGGCGCCGAGATCCACGAGATCTATCCGGGCGCCAGTATTGCTGCCCCGCGCCGGGCGCGGAGGCTGCGGAAGCTGTTCGGCTCCGAGGCGGGGATGGCAACGGCAGAATATGCGATTGCTACGCTCGCCGCCGTGGGGTTTGCCGGCATTCTCGTGTTTATTATGCGCAGTGACGAGGTGCGGGGTTTTCTGTTGAACCTCATCCGCACGGCGCTCGCCCTGCCATGA
- a CDS encoding type II secretion system F family protein — MKHASDARNPGRPQDGTEKPAESAGQGLDDVAMMLELIGAMLEAGAGLGRALALLAGLATPEIRDPLRPVVAALAIGADWDTAWRSSELLSPGLLAVRDALGFAALTGAPSSAILYAQAARMRREQFRAAEKRAAALGVKLVVPLGLCSLPAFICLGVIPVLLSMLPG; from the coding sequence ATGAAGCACGCGTCCGATGCCCGGAACCCGGGCCGCCCCCAAGACGGCACCGAAAAACCCGCGGAATCAGCCGGGCAGGGACTCGACGACGTGGCCATGATGCTGGAACTGATCGGCGCGATGCTCGAAGCGGGCGCCGGTCTCGGCCGCGCACTGGCGCTGCTGGCCGGATTGGCAACGCCGGAAATTCGTGATCCACTGCGCCCGGTCGTCGCCGCGCTCGCGATCGGCGCCGATTGGGATACGGCCTGGCGCAGTTCGGAGCTCCTGTCACCGGGACTTCTGGCCGTGCGTGATGCGCTGGGATTCGCCGCGCTCACCGGCGCCCCGTCCTCCGCCATCCTCTATGCCCAGGCCGCACGCATGCGGCGCGAACAGTTCCGAGCCGCAGAAAAACGGGCCGCCGCACTCGGGGTGAAGCTTGTTGTGCCGCTCGGGCTGTGTTCGCTGCCGGCCTTCATCTGCCTTGGCGTCATCCCGGTGCTGCTGTCGATGCTCCCAGGCTGA
- a CDS encoding TadA family conjugal transfer-associated ATPase, with amino-acid sequence MVDARLLESVRETVMSDAGPVTPSRVAAAVQASGRLLGTAGALAAVEGISAELNGLGPLQVLVRDPAVTDIFVNGPGSVWLDRGGGLERAPVAFSSEGQVRALAARLVSVGGRRLDEGSPCVDVRLDGGFRVHAVLPPISTTGTLLSIRIRREQVFSMAELRQNGMFGSLVQTVLERMVKRRLSFLISGATGSGKTTLLATLLGLCPPGERLVLIEDAAELNPLHPHVVSLEARHGNLEGGGGVDLGELVRQSLRMRPDRLVVGECRGAEVRELLAAMNTGHTGGGGTIHANTAAGVPARLTALGALAGMSQEAVRLQAASAIDAVIHLERLGHGRSVACIAVMEDGPGGLVVGSALEIFAGRPRPGPGWPLLLLRLGLDADAIETGGFDTGSLAGLNSAGSVGTAESVLGTGTGRGPE; translated from the coding sequence ATTGTTGATGCCCGGCTGTTGGAGTCCGTGCGCGAAACGGTAATGTCCGACGCCGGCCCGGTGACCCCGTCGCGCGTGGCGGCCGCCGTGCAGGCGAGCGGGCGACTGCTGGGGACCGCCGGTGCGCTGGCGGCGGTCGAGGGGATCAGCGCGGAACTCAATGGCCTCGGGCCCCTGCAGGTGCTGGTCCGGGACCCGGCCGTGACAGATATCTTCGTCAACGGTCCTGGCTCCGTTTGGCTGGACCGAGGCGGCGGACTGGAAAGGGCGCCGGTCGCGTTCTCCAGCGAGGGACAGGTCCGGGCCCTCGCGGCGCGGCTGGTATCGGTGGGCGGGCGACGTCTGGACGAGGGCTCACCGTGCGTGGACGTCAGGCTCGACGGCGGCTTCAGGGTTCATGCCGTCCTTCCGCCGATATCCACGACGGGGACACTGCTGAGCATCAGGATCAGGCGCGAGCAGGTCTTCTCGATGGCTGAACTGCGGCAGAACGGGATGTTCGGGTCATTGGTGCAGACCGTGCTCGAACGTATGGTGAAACGCCGTCTGAGCTTCCTGATCAGCGGCGCCACGGGCTCCGGGAAGACAACACTCCTGGCCACCCTCCTGGGCCTGTGTCCCCCGGGCGAGCGGCTGGTCCTGATTGAGGACGCCGCAGAGCTCAACCCGCTCCACCCGCACGTCGTGTCGCTGGAGGCACGCCACGGCAACCTTGAAGGCGGCGGCGGCGTGGATTTGGGCGAGCTCGTTCGGCAGTCACTGCGGATGCGACCGGACCGCTTGGTGGTGGGGGAGTGCCGGGGAGCCGAGGTGCGCGAATTGCTGGCTGCGATGAACACCGGCCACACTGGCGGCGGAGGAACAATTCACGCGAACACCGCGGCCGGCGTTCCCGCGAGGTTGACTGCGTTGGGGGCGCTCGCCGGGATGTCCCAGGAGGCAGTGCGTCTGCAGGCAGCCAGCGCGATCGATGCCGTCATCCATCTGGAACGGCTGGGCCACGGGCGCAGCGTGGCCTGCATCGCGGTGATGGAAGACGGACCGGGCGGCTTGGTGGTCGGCTCCGCGCTGGAGATTTTCGCCGGACGGCCCAGGCCTGGGCCGGGCTGGCCGCTGCTGTTGCTGCGCCTCGGATTGGATGCCGACGCAATCGAAACCGGCGGCTTTGACACCGGCAGCTTGGCAGGGCTGAATTCGGCGGGATCTGTCGGGACGGCCGAAAGCGTACTGGGCACCGGCACGGGCAGGGGGCCGGAGTGA